The following is a genomic window from bacterium.
TCTAATAATAAAATAATAAATTTTAAGACTGCTCAAGTGGAAGAGAATGGTAAAATTGAAAAATTATCAAAAACGGAGGTTAGCCTTCTGAAATATTTCATCAAAAAGTCAAATGTCGTACTTTCCAGAAATGATATACTGAACAATGTTTGGGGATATGATTATTTTCCTGAGTCCCGTACATTGGATGCTCATATTGTAAATCTGAGAAGAAAGATTGAGGAAGATTACAAAAACCCCAGAACATTGCTAACAGTTCACGGACTTGGATATAAGTTTGCAGGATAACTTTAATTGACACAGCAAGAAAGTTTATTGATAATAGAGATTGGGTAACACATGAACAAGAAAGATAGTAACGCAAAGATTGCTCTGATTATTGGTGGAAGCCGTGGTATAGGACGGGCGATAGCTCTGCGTCTTGCTAGGTCAGGATTTGATATATGGCTGACCTATAAAAGCAACCATGCTGCTGCTAAGAGGGTAAAAGAAGAGGTAGAGAAAATAGGAAGAGCATGCGATGCTCTCTCTTTTGACGTTTCCAACTATAATGAGACCAAAGCTGCTCTGGAAAAAAGGCTGGACGCTCACACTCCCTACATAGTTGTATATAACGCAGGCATTACCAGAGACAATCTTTTGGTATGGATGACAAAGGAAGAATGGGATACGGTACTCTCTACAAATCTGGATGGGTTTTATAATGTAATGCACTTTGTTTTATTCCCAATGCTGCGGGAAAAACAGGGAGGACGCATTGTTGTTATATCTTCAGCTTCCGGACAGGTTGGCCGTGCAGGTCAGGCAAACTATTCTGCTTCAAAAGCAGGATTAATCGGCGCTGCTAAGGCATTAGCACTGGAGGTTGGCAGGAAGAATATTCTTGTTAATGTTGTTGCTCCGGGTGTTATTGAAACAGATATGATTGAAAATCTTCCTAAAGATAAGATCCTTCCGCTTATTCCATTACAGAGGTTTGGGAATCCTGATGACGTTGCATCAGTAGTGAACTTTTTATGCACAGAAAAGCATATGTATATTCATGGTCAGGTCATTGGTATTAACGGTGGCCTGGCTCTCTAAGGTTGTCTCACTATGAAAAAATATGACGACGTAATTGTGGGAAGCGGTGTCAGCGGTCTAACACTTGCGCTTTTACTTGGCATGAACGGGCATAAAGTGCTGCTTGTTGAAAAAAACGTGCATATCGGAGGATCATTAAGGCGGTTTTATTCTCAAGGCATCCCTTTTGATACAGGATTTCACTTTACAGGCGGATTCTATAAAAACGGGATTCTTCAGGATATGCTGATGGTTCTTGGTATTAAGGATCATATTCAGCCCATTTATCTGTCAGAGGAGAAAAATAACCAGTTTATAGTTGGCCCGGAACAGACAACATATAATCTGCCAACTGGTTATCAGAGAATAATAGAAAAGATAAAGGAATACTTTCCCTGCGAAGAACATGCCATAGGCAAATATTTTGCTATAGTCAAGAATGTTTGTACTCATACTGCTGCCATGGATTTGCGTAAGATTTCTATGTCTGTGAGCGCTTTAGATGAGGATTTTCTAAGTCTTGATGATGCTTTGAACCAATTAACTAATAATCACAAGTTGAAAGCACTTCTAGCTGGGTACAGCATGTGTTACGGGGTAAAACCTCAAGAGATTTCATTTGCCAATCACAGCAGAATCTGTTACAGCCTGTATGAATCCATTGCCAGAGTAAAGAACGGCGGCGATGCATTTATCAGCGCATTTCAGAAACGTTTTGGAGAATTCAATATAGAAATTATGTGCAATAGGTATATTAAAGAGTGTGTTGATATCCAGAATAATTATGTAGGACATTTTGTTCTGAATACAGGAGAAGAAATATCCTGTGACCAGTGTATCTTTACAATACACCCCATGGAGGTATTAAAAACCTTGCCTAATGACCATTTGAGCAAGGCTTTTGTTGATAGAGTCTCAGCATTTGAATCGTCAGCAGGATTCTTTTCAGTGTATGGTGTTGTGAAATCTCCTAACTTAGCAGATGACTTTACCCCAACAATCACCTCTCTATTTCCAACAGCGGATATAAACCAGTTGCTTGATCAGGGAAATAACGCGATGCCGGCTATGGTAATTATGCAGAATGCAGAAGAAGTAAATGGGAAGTCCTATCATGTATTGAGCGCGCTTGAAGTGTCTTTCCCTGAGCATGTAGAAGCATGGAAGCTTTCAAAGACAGGGAATCGCCCTTCTGACTACCGGAAATATAAACAACAACATGTTAGCAGTATCAAAGAGCGTATTATTGAAAAATTCCCGGAGTATAAGGATTCTTTTAAAGTAATAGATTCTGCATCTATCCTGACATTCAGAGATTATTTGAATTCTCCCGATGGGGCAGCGTATGGTATAAAACAGAAGATCGGACAGTTTAATCTTTTTGGAAAGCTTCCTCTTCGCAATATATATGCTGCCGGCCAGAGCTCTATGCTGCCGGGAGTGGTAGGAGCAATGATGTCTTCATTTATTGTTGGAAGAGCTATTGTTGGAAAAGAAAAATATAATTATTTTATTGAGCAGAGATTATGCAGTTAAAACGGGTAGTAATAACGGGTGTTGGAGCTGTTTCTCCTTTAGGCAATGACGTTTCTGCTCTTACTGCGGGAATTGAACAAAGGAAAAGCGCTGTTCGTTATATGGATGATTGGAACCGGTATATCGGCCTGCGCAGTTTAGTTGCAGCACCTGCGGAAGTTAAAAATGAAAAATTGATACCGCGTCAGAACAGACGATCAATGGGAAGAATGAGTATTTTTGCAGTTCAGGCAGCGCAACAAGCTCTGTCAGACGCTGATATAGGCAAAGAGGCATTATCTACAGGAAGGATTGGATGTATTATTGGGTCAACTACAGGAAGCGCTCAAAGCATTAGCGAGACATTTGAAATTATGGTCCCAACAAAGGATCTAACTCAACTCAATTCAACAAAATTCTTTCAATGCATTTCCCATACAGCAGCAATGAATGTATCTCAGTATCTGGGAATAACCGGTTGCGTTATGGCAACCTCTGCCGCGTGCGCATCTGCATTGCAAGCTATTGGAGCAGGTTGCGATCTGATCAGGTTAGGCAAACAAGATGCGCTACTATGCGGTGGTGCGGAAGAACTTCATCCAACTGTTACAGGATCTTTTGATATTCTCTTTGCAACATCATCAAACTATAATCAATCTCCTCATAAAACCCCGCGGCCTTTTGACGTAAAACGGGACGGTTTGGTATGTGGAGAAGGAAGCGGGATACTTGTTCTGGAGGAGTATGAAAGGGCTGTAGCAAGAAAAGCGAAAATATATGCTGAAGTTATAGGATATCATACATGCGGAAATGGTGCTCATATCAGCCAGTCCAGCAGAGCTGGTATGGTTTCATGCATCAGTAATGCCTTAAGCAATGCGCATATTGAACCAAAAGATGTTGATTACATCAATGCTCATGCAACAGCAACGGTCCAGGGCGACAAGGAAGAAGCTCAGGCAATAGGAGAGATATTCGGTAGTCATGTTCCAGTAAGTAGTTTGAAGGGATATATCGGACATACGCTCGGCGCATCAGGGGCATTGGAATTGATTGCTTCTTTGGTAATGATGGAAAAAGGATGCATATACCCTACTCTAAACCTTGAGAAAGTAGATCCGGATTGTGAGGGCATTTGTCATGTAATGAAACCATTAGGCAAAGAGATTAAAATTATGGTAAAAAATTGCTTCGCATTTGGCGGGATTAATGCAGCATTGGTGTGTAAAAGAGTGACTAATTCTAAAAAATAGGAGGAAGCTGGAATGGATAAGCAGGAAATTATAGATAAAATAAATCAGGTATTTGAGGAATCCTTTGAGATTGAAAAAGAGAAACTCTTACCGCAAGCGAATATTTTTGAAGATCTGGGCTTGGACAGTTTAGATGTTGTGGACCTGGTTGTTGCCTTGCAGCAGAAATTTGGCATTAAAATACGCGATGACCAACGCCTCAGAAACATCAGGACACTTGATGATATTTACAAATTTGTTCTTACTTTAAGAGATGAAGAAAAAATGTAAATGAAGACCTTAAAGCTGATATATTTTAACATAGTGTTTTACACGCTGTTCTTATCATTCTCTATGTTTAGTATTCCCATTTTAAGTTTATCTGTTATTTTTCTTGGTTTGTTTTCATCTCGCCGCAATACTATGAAGCGGTTCCGCAGAGCAATCAATTGGTACGGCAATGTTATTATTCGGGTTATTCCGTTCCCTTTTGTGCGTTTCAAGTATAAAGATTATGCAAAGAATAAAGGCAGAGGTCCATATATTTTTGTTTGTAATCACCGCTCCAGCTCAGACCCATTCTTGATTGGATGTCTTCCCTATGAACTTATTCAGATTGTGAATACATGGCCATTTCGTCTTCCGGTGCTGGGGATATTTGCAAGGTGGGCGGGTTATTTGAATGTCAAGAGAATGCAGTTCAAGAAATTTTCTTATAAGACAATCGAATTACTCAGACAGGGAGTTTCCATTGTTGCATTTCCTGAAGGAACACGTTCCAGAAACAAAAAAATCGGGCAGTTTCACAGCTCAATCTTTCGCGTTGCCTTGCAAGCGCAATGTCCAATTGTACCTATATGTATTTCCGGGAATGAGAATATCCCTCCACGCGGATCACTTCTCTTGCATCAGGGAATAATCAGACTGCACAAATTGCCAGGTCTCGAATGGGAACAGTACAAGGATTTAGGACCGTTTAAGCTTAAAAACAAAGTGCGTGATATAATAGCTTCGGAGCTTGCTGTTATGGAGGGTGGGGCATGAGAGATTTATATCGTTATCGTGATATAGCGTTTAGTCCGCCGAAAGAAATCCGAGAGATTCAGGAAAGGCAATTACAGGAACACATTGCATACTGTATCAAACATTCTCCTTTTTACAGCAAAGCACTGAAGAATATCAAAGCTGAATGCAGTAATATAACGATTGATCAGCTATCAAAACTTCCCTTTACTGAGAAGTCTGATATTGAGCAAAATAATGACGATTTTTGCGCAGTTACTTCTGATAAGATTGTTGATATTGTTTTATCTTCAGGAACAACGGGCAAACCGATCAGGATGATGTATACTAATTATGACTTAAAGCGGCTTGCCTATAATGAGGAAAGATCGTTTACAGGATGCGGACTGACTTCCAATGATACGGTGTTATTAACCTGCACAATGGATCGCTGTTTCGTTGCAGGACTGGCGTATTTTCTTGGGATACGCAGTGTTGGCGCAGCAGCTATTAGAAACGGGCATAACAGTCTTGAGAGTCACCTGCAGATTATAAAACAAATGGAGCCAACAGCTCTTATCGGAGTTCCGAGTTTTCTGAGGAAACTGGGTTTGTACTTAAAGGAAAGTGGAATAGATCCTGATAAAACTGCTGTGTCCAAACTAATTTGTATTGGTGAACCGTTACGCGGAAAAAATCTTGAATTGTTAAAAGTAGGGGATGATTTGCAGAGCATATGGCAGGCACATGCTTTTTCCACATACGCTTCTTCTGAGATTGTAACTACATTCTGTGAATGTACTGCTCAGCAAGGAGGCCATTCCCTTCCTGATCTGGCAGTTGTAGAAATCATTGATAAAAACGGCACCGTTCTTCCTCCTGGTAATACAGGCGAAATCGTTATAACGCCAATGGCGGTAGAAGGAATGCCTCTGATACGGTTTAAGACAGGTGATGTAAGTTTCCTGATTGATGAGCAATGCTCTTGTGGGCGGTTTTCTCCCAGGCTGGGGCCGATTATGGGAAGGAAAAAACAAATGACGAAGATCAAAGGAACGACTCTGTATCCACAGGCAATATATTCTGTCTTAGAAGAGATTGAGGCAATAAATGACTATTATGTAACAGTATCCGGAGAAAGCGAACTTTCAGATATCATAGAAATCAATGTATCAGTTAATGATCCGTCATGCACCGCAGATATGATACAGGATAAACTTCAGGCGCGTCTGAGAGTAAAACCTGAGATAATAATCGTTGATTCGGGAACCATTAAACAGAAGGTCTATGATCCAAAGTCGCGAAAGCCAATTCGCTTTATAGATAGGAGACAAACAAAACAGTGAGTTGTCACACCCCAATACCAAATTTTGAATTTGCACGAGAGGAAATAGAAGATGCAGTACGCAATGGCAGGCTTCTATCTATGGAAATTGAACCCAGTCTGCGTTGTAATTTCCACTGTCCATATTGTTATATACCTGAGAATTCTTCTCTTGAAAACGAGTTGACTGTAGAGGAAATCTGCGATGTTATTTTACAGGCGCAGGATCTTGGAGCAAAAAAAATTATTATTCTCGGCGGAGAGCCGATGATATATCCGCATATTATGGAAATAATTAAGTTTATCAGAACGCATCATCTTAATGTGGAGATGTTTACCAATGGTTCTAATATTACTGCTGATATAGCGAAACAGCTTTTTGACTATGGAGTAAATGTGGTTCTAAAAATGAACACGCTTAATGAGCATACTCAGGATATACTCGCCGGGAAAAAAGGATCGTTCAAGATCATTCAGGAAGCATTCCACAATCTAAAGCAGGCAAGACGGCCTTCCGGAGAAACATTTCTTGCAATCAGTACCGTTATATGCTCTCAGAATATTGATGAGCTGGTGGATATGTGGCAAAAGCTGAGGGATCAGAATATTATCCCATATTTTGAGATGATTACTCCGCAGGGAAATATTAGACAAAACGGATGGTTAAATATTGAACCTCAAAAGCTGCATGATATTTTTTGTAAAATTGCCGAAATTGACCGTACTCACTATGGATACTTTTGGGAGCCTCAGCCTCCTCTGATAGGGAATAGATGTCTGCGGCACCAGTTTTCATGTCTTGTTACTTCTCAAGGATATGTTACGCCGTGTGTTGGGGTAACTATACCGGTTGGAAGCATACGAAAGCAAAAGCTTCGAGATATTATA
Proteins encoded in this region:
- the fabG gene encoding 3-oxoacyl-ACP reductase FabG, with the translated sequence MNKKDSNAKIALIIGGSRGIGRAIALRLARSGFDIWLTYKSNHAAAKRVKEEVEKIGRACDALSFDVSNYNETKAALEKRLDAHTPYIVVYNAGITRDNLLVWMTKEEWDTVLSTNLDGFYNVMHFVLFPMLREKQGGRIVVISSASGQVGRAGQANYSASKAGLIGAAKALALEVGRKNILVNVVAPGVIETDMIENLPKDKILPLIPLQRFGNPDDVASVVNFLCTEKHMYIHGQVIGINGGLAL
- a CDS encoding NAD(P)-binding protein, giving the protein MKKYDDVIVGSGVSGLTLALLLGMNGHKVLLVEKNVHIGGSLRRFYSQGIPFDTGFHFTGGFYKNGILQDMLMVLGIKDHIQPIYLSEEKNNQFIVGPEQTTYNLPTGYQRIIEKIKEYFPCEEHAIGKYFAIVKNVCTHTAAMDLRKISMSVSALDEDFLSLDDALNQLTNNHKLKALLAGYSMCYGVKPQEISFANHSRICYSLYESIARVKNGGDAFISAFQKRFGEFNIEIMCNRYIKECVDIQNNYVGHFVLNTGEEISCDQCIFTIHPMEVLKTLPNDHLSKAFVDRVSAFESSAGFFSVYGVVKSPNLADDFTPTITSLFPTADINQLLDQGNNAMPAMVIMQNAEEVNGKSYHVLSALEVSFPEHVEAWKLSKTGNRPSDYRKYKQQHVSSIKERIIEKFPEYKDSFKVIDSASILTFRDYLNSPDGAAYGIKQKIGQFNLFGKLPLRNIYAAGQSSMLPGVVGAMMSSFIVGRAIVGKEKYNYFIEQRLCS
- a CDS encoding beta-ketoacyl synthase N-terminal-like domain-containing protein — translated: MQLKRVVITGVGAVSPLGNDVSALTAGIEQRKSAVRYMDDWNRYIGLRSLVAAPAEVKNEKLIPRQNRRSMGRMSIFAVQAAQQALSDADIGKEALSTGRIGCIIGSTTGSAQSISETFEIMVPTKDLTQLNSTKFFQCISHTAAMNVSQYLGITGCVMATSAACASALQAIGAGCDLIRLGKQDALLCGGAEELHPTVTGSFDILFATSSNYNQSPHKTPRPFDVKRDGLVCGEGSGILVLEEYERAVARKAKIYAEVIGYHTCGNGAHISQSSRAGMVSCISNALSNAHIEPKDVDYINAHATATVQGDKEEAQAIGEIFGSHVPVSSLKGYIGHTLGASGALELIASLVMMEKGCIYPTLNLEKVDPDCEGICHVMKPLGKEIKIMVKNCFAFGGINAALVCKRVTNSKK
- a CDS encoding acyl carrier protein, encoding MDKQEIIDKINQVFEESFEIEKEKLLPQANIFEDLGLDSLDVVDLVVALQQKFGIKIRDDQRLRNIRTLDDIYKFVLTLRDEEKM
- a CDS encoding 1-acyl-sn-glycerol-3-phosphate acyltransferase; translation: MKTLKLIYFNIVFYTLFLSFSMFSIPILSLSVIFLGLFSSRRNTMKRFRRAINWYGNVIIRVIPFPFVRFKYKDYAKNKGRGPYIFVCNHRSSSDPFLIGCLPYELIQIVNTWPFRLPVLGIFARWAGYLNVKRMQFKKFSYKTIELLRQGVSIVAFPEGTRSRNKKIGQFHSSIFRVALQAQCPIVPICISGNENIPPRGSLLLHQGIIRLHKLPGLEWEQYKDLGPFKLKNKVRDIIASELAVMEGGA
- a CDS encoding AMP-binding protein, whose protein sequence is MRDLYRYRDIAFSPPKEIREIQERQLQEHIAYCIKHSPFYSKALKNIKAECSNITIDQLSKLPFTEKSDIEQNNDDFCAVTSDKIVDIVLSSGTTGKPIRMMYTNYDLKRLAYNEERSFTGCGLTSNDTVLLTCTMDRCFVAGLAYFLGIRSVGAAAIRNGHNSLESHLQIIKQMEPTALIGVPSFLRKLGLYLKESGIDPDKTAVSKLICIGEPLRGKNLELLKVGDDLQSIWQAHAFSTYASSEIVTTFCECTAQQGGHSLPDLAVVEIIDKNGTVLPPGNTGEIVITPMAVEGMPLIRFKTGDVSFLIDEQCSCGRFSPRLGPIMGRKKQMTKIKGTTLYPQAIYSVLEEIEAINDYYVTVSGESELSDIIEINVSVNDPSCTADMIQDKLQARLRVKPEIIIVDSGTIKQKVYDPKSRKPIRFIDRRQTKQ
- a CDS encoding radical SAM protein, with the translated sequence MSCHTPIPNFEFAREEIEDAVRNGRLLSMEIEPSLRCNFHCPYCYIPENSSLENELTVEEICDVILQAQDLGAKKIIILGGEPMIYPHIMEIIKFIRTHHLNVEMFTNGSNITADIAKQLFDYGVNVVLKMNTLNEHTQDILAGKKGSFKIIQEAFHNLKQARRPSGETFLAISTVICSQNIDELVDMWQKLRDQNIIPYFEMITPQGNIRQNGWLNIEPQKLHDIFCKIAEIDRTHYGYFWEPQPPLIGNRCLRHQFSCLVTSQGYVTPCVGVTIPVGSIRKQKLRDIIKDSEVIQDLRNYHDTMKAPCRECEKSNECYGCRGAAYQLTGDYLASDPMCWKNVDKQGEIARLPIAVEELIPQKSPMRVIDTLVKVGERSADVTVTLSKDMLFIDESGLLDEAAYLEMIAQAIASLSGFKHMGASKPAPGGFLLGAKKLEILGKAHVGDTLNISFYKYARYGGFGIVKGTVSRDNHVLARGEVKIWHEI